One Gambusia affinis linkage group LG15, SWU_Gaff_1.0, whole genome shotgun sequence genomic window carries:
- the LOC122845323 gene encoding coagulation factor VII-like: MARVCLLVFIVGLQLGIPGASAEITKDNTETVFISQQTAHVVLKRQRRFNSGRLEEMLQKDNLERECKEEQCTMEEAREWFEDDEKTMQFWSLYTDGDQCESKPCQNGGVCEDGLSSYKCWCKSDFTGKNCEIETTKQCSINNGGCAHFCTMEARRRVCRCAAGYKVGTDRKSCEPTGPFSCGIVSLSSGLVARSFRWTQSSNSTNSTRQDYDYDYTEEIEDYLNSLMNESKLFNNSADSVLNVSSVGLDSSSSLNQAETINSRAELDDNKSPRQKRSWDLPVLPTIVAQKNEDERIVGGNEATPGEIPWQVGLMAFSAKRNKTLPVCGGSLLSEFWVITAAHCLEVAKQKKYTIFVRLGKTKQKNI; this comes from the exons ATGGCCAGAGTTTGTCTGCTGGTTTTCATTGTTGGTCTTCAACTGGGGATTCCTGGAGCAAGTGCTGAGATCACAAAAGACAACACAG aaaccgTGTTTATCTCTCAGCAGACAGCACATGTGGTGCTGAAACGACAACGGAGATTCAACAGTGGGCGTCTCGAGGAAATGCTACAGAAAGACAACCTGGAGCGAGAATGTAAAGAGGAGCAATGCACCATGGAGGAGGCCAGGGAGTGGTTCGAGGATGATGAAAAAACT ATGCAATTCTGGTCCCTCTATACTG ATGGTGACCAGTGTGAGTCAAAGCCCTGTCAGAATGGAGGAGTTTGTGAGGATGGATTAAGCTCCTATAAATGCTGGTGCAAATCAGACTTTACTGGTAAAAACTGTGAGATTG aaacgACCAAGCAGTGTTCGATCAACAATGGTGGGTGTGCACATTTCTGCACAATGGAAGCACGCCGACGAGTGTGTCGCTGTGCAGCTGGTTACAAAGTTGggacagacagaaaaagctGTGAACCAACAG GGCCGTTCAGTTGTGGTATTGTAAGCCTGTCCTCTGGCCTGGTTGCCAGATCTTTCAGGTGGACACAATCCTCCAACTCAACTAACTCCACCAGACAGGATTACGACTATGATTACACTGAAGAAATCGAGGATTATCTCAACTCTCTAATGAACGAATCAAAACTGTTCAACAACTCAGCGGATTCTGTATTAAATGTCAGCTCAGTCGGGTTGGATTCAAGTTCCTCCTTAAACCAAGCCGAGACTATCAACTCTAGAGCAGAGCTAGATGACAACAAAAGTCCCAGACAAAAGCGTTCCTGGGATTTGCCTGTGCTCCCCACCATCGTAGCACAAAAGAATGAGGACGAGAGGATTGTTGGTGGAAATGAAGCCACACCTGGCGAGATACCTTGGCAG GTGGGCCTGATGGCTTTTTCAGCCAAGCGAAACAAAACGCTGCCTGTCTGTGGAGGCTCTCTGCTTAGTGAATTTTGGGTAATCACTGCAGCCCACTGCCTGGAGGtggccaaacaaaaaaaatacactatCTTCGTAAGACTTggtaagacaaaacaaaagaatatctAA
- the LOC122844578 gene encoding proto-oncogene DBL isoform X2, whose product MAESNMRWGFPRLRRAATSFPGNLHLVLVLRPTSLLSSTPSPSSSTDLGFRFSQDDFLLKMPVVMLRSVGDLLRYIDENHLASDFTAKVEYCQSDWVLLRSSIETFAVTVKEIAQLLQGFGSELSETELPDEANAIEFLLHSHSHRYRQMKDDIRGVLKEGRLLLSNLETVKAAKREAEEEQEIQADMETVQRLLAQLRDMEEAFDGFFEKHHLKLQQYLQLLHYESSFQQMDEVLERISAQEKEIACVGTTVVQTEQLLKDLDSLDKRAQEEMNRAQVVILHGHQLAANHHYALALIVQRCNELRHHCDVISTAIRTKRASLTRTRDLLRRLEEALRWCDEGAYLLASQMVDKFQTKEGAQEALQYLTNHQERAPSVVKNTQDTLSLEFEAMLTPQLQSQITLVKEKLSSVQCMIRNREQCLKKLADVQVRPIQLVAPRPEPDQTILRCKSPLFSPKHVVDFNVLNSKFSFDLLPGKRASRRNNSPRKIEVMHDYQGNRSCLYGPNPETDSEAEENPEQVTRHIMKELIATERVYVDELLSVLLGYRAEMEDPSMSYLLPSALRCQKDVLFGNMPEIYQFHSRIFLHDLQGCLETPERVGACFLHRKDKFQVYERYCQNKPCSELLWRQCSDSPFFQECQKKLDHKLGLDSYLLKPIQRLTKYQLLLKELLKHCVEEHYRCELQEALDSMLELLKSVNDSMHQIAITGYPGDISQLGRIILQGSFSVWISHKRAAVRMKELARFKPMQRHLFLYDHALLFCKRRNEDSHDSFYSFKSCLRMSTVAITETVKGDVKKFEICYSDREVVYLVQAPTVEVKVAWLNEIQKILANPQKLRQDEDSSLALPDNLLSDSSSATSHAHKYRAEESTHSSPAHSDPVVHSPRRSWPAPAHSVAICEGLEDWGATDLSALSDSDEEDQPSPLVAGRYRVMVESSMASSDDIIFNCGDVIQLLYEDSSGVWMVKNISRREEGRVQPEDLHRILGESC is encoded by the exons ATGGCCGAATCCAACATGCGGTGGGGGTTCCCCCGTCTGCGCCGGGCCGCG acTTCTTTTCCTGGCAACCTTCACTTGGTCTTGGTGCTTCGCCCCACCAGCTTGTTGAGCTCCACCCCCAGTCCGTCCTCCAGCACAGATCTGGGCTTTCGCTTCAGCCAGGATGACTTCCTCCTAAAGATGCCG GTGGTGATGCTGCGCTCAGTGGGTGACCTGCTGCGCTACATCGATGAAAACCACCTGGCATCAGACTTTACTGCAAAGGTGGAATATTGCCAAAGTGACTGGGTCCTCCTACGATCG tCCATTGAGACCTTTGCAGTGACGGTGAAAGAGATCGCTCAGCTGCTGCAGGGATTTGGCTCTGAGCTGTCTGAGACCGAACTCCCAGATGAAGCTAATGCCATTGAATTCCTGCTCCACTCCCACTCACATCGATACAGACAGATGAAG GATGACATCCGGGGCGTGCTGAAAGAAGGACGCCTGCTGTTGTCTAACCTGGAAACAGTTAAAGCTGCAAAGAGAGAAGCTGAGGAAGAGCAGGAAATACAAGCCGACATGGAAACTGTTCAGAG GCTTCTGGCACAGCTCAGGGACATGGAGGAGGCATTTGAtggtttctttgaaaaacaccACCTGAAGCTGCAACAGtacctccagctgctgcattATGAAAGCAGCTTCCAGCAG ATGGATGAGGTGCTGGAGCGGATCTCGGCCCAGGAGAAGGAAATTGCCTGTGTGGGAACTACAGTGGTTCAGACAGAACAGCTACTTAAAGATCTGGACAGTCTGGATAAACGAGCTCAG GAGGAGATGAACCGAGCCCAGGTTGTGATCCTGCACGGCCACCAGCTGGCTGCCAACCACCACTACGCTCTGGCGCTCATCGTCCAGCGCTGCAATGAGCTGCGACAtcactgtgatgtcatcagcacTGCCATACGAACCAAGCGGGCCTCGCTCACCCGGACACGAGACCTGCTGCGCCGCCTTGAGGag GCTCTTCGTTGGTGTGATGAGGGGGCCTATCTGCTCGCCAGCCAAATGGTGGACAAGTTCCAAACTAAAGAGGGAGCTCAGGAGGCTCTGCAGTACCTGACCAACCACCAGGAGAGGGCGCCATCTGTTGTAAAAAACACCCAGGACACGTTGAGCCTGGAGTTTGAAGCTATGCTCACACCTCAGCTGCAG TCCCAGATTACCCTGGTGAAAGAGAAGCTGAGCTCCGTTCAGTGCATGATCAGAAACAGAGAGCAGTGTTTGAAGAAGCTTGCAGATGTGCAGGTTCGACCCATACAGCTGGTGGCGCCTCGGCCTGAACCGGATCAAACCATACTCCGCTGCAAGTCACCTCTCTTCTCCCCAAAACACG TTGTGGACTTCAATGTCTTAAACTCAAAGTTCTCATTTGATCTCCTTCCTGGCAAAAGAGCATCAAGGAGAAACAACAGCCCACGCAAG ATTGAGGTGATGCATGATTACCAAGGCAACCGCAGCTGCCTGTACGGTCCCAACCCAGAAACCGATTCAGAAGCAGAGGAGAATCCAGAACAGGTCACACG GCACATTATGAAGGAACTGATAGCTACAGAGAGGGTCTATGTTGATGAACTGCTCTCTGTTCTTCTG GGTTACAGGGCAGAAATGGAGGACCCCTCCATGTCTTATCTACTTCCCTCAGCTCTTCGCTGCCAGAAAGATGTTCTGTTCGGCAACATGCCAGAGATTTACCAGTTCCACAGCAG GATCTTCCTCCATGATCTGCAGGGTTGCCTTGAAACACCAGAGAGGGTGGGGGCTTGTTTTCTGCATCGG AAAGATAAATTCCAGGTGTACGAACGTTACTGCCAAAACAAACCCTGCTCTGAGCTGCTTTGGAGACAGTGCTCCGATTCGCCGTTTTTCCAG GAGTGCCAGAAAAAGTTGGACCACAAGTTGGGCCTAGATTCTTATCTTCTGAAACCAATCCAACGCCTCACTAAGTACCAGCTGCTGCTTAAG GAGCTTCTGAAACACTGTGTGGAGGAGCACTACCGCTGTGAGCTCCAGGAGGCGCTGGATTCCAtgctggagctgctgaagtCTGTCAACGACTCCATGCATCAGATAGCCATCACAGGATATCCG GGTGATATTAGCCAGCTGGGCCGCATAATCCTCCAGGGGAGCTTCAGTGTGTGGATCAGCCACAAACGGGCAGCGGTGCGAATGAAAGAGCTGGCCAGATTCAAACCCATGCAGCGACATCTCTTCCTCTACGATCACGCACTGCTCTTCTGCAAGCGACGAAACGAGGACAGCCATGACAGCTTCTACAGCTTCAAGTCCTGCCTCCGA ATGAGCACCGTGGCCATCACAGAAACTGTGAAAGGAGATGTGAAGAAATTTGAAATCTGCTACAGTGACAGAGAAGTTGTCTATTTAGTTCAG GCCCCCACAGTGGAGGTCAAAGTTGCCTGGCTGAACGAGATTCAAAAAATACTGGCCAACCCACAGAAACTACGACAAG ATGAAGATTCTTCTCTTGCTCTCCCAGACAACCTTCTCTCTGACAG TTCCTCAGCAACAAGCCACGCCCACAAGTACAGAGCGGAGGAGTCGACACATTCGAGCCCCGCCCACTCAGACCCTGTGGTTCACTCGCCTCGACGTA GTTGGCCTGCTCCTGCTCACTCTGTGGCGATCTGCGAAGGCCTGGAGGACTGGGGTGCAACAGACCTCTCTGCCTTATCCGACTCAGATGAGGAGGATCAGCCCTCCCCATTG GTGGCAGGCAGGTACAGGGTCATGGTTGAAAGCAGCATGGCCAGCTCTGATGACATCATCTTTAACTGCGGCGATGTCATTCAGCTGCTTTATGAGGATTCGTCAGGAGTGTG gATGGTGAAGAATATCAGTCGTCGTGAAGAAGGTCGAGTTCAGCCTGAGGACTTGCACAGGATTCTGGGAGAGAGCTGCTGA
- the LOC122844578 gene encoding proto-oncogene DBL isoform X1: MAESNMRWGFPRLRRAATSFPGNLHLVLVLRPTSLLSSTPSPSSSTDLGFRFSQDDFLLKMPVVMLRSVGDLLRYIDENHLASDFTAKVEYCQSDWVLLRSSIETFAVTVKEIAQLLQGFGSELSETELPDEANAIEFLLHSHSHRYRQMKDDIRGVLKEGRLLLSNLETVKAAKREAEEEQEIQADMETVQRLLAQLRDMEEAFDGFFEKHHLKLQQYLQLLHYESSFQQMDEVLERISAQEKEIACVGTTVVQTEQLLKDLDSLDKRAQEEMNRAQVVILHGHQLAANHHYALALIVQRCNELRHHCDVISTAIRTKRASLTRTRDLLRRLEEALRWCDEGAYLLASQMVDKFQTKEGAQEALQYLTNHQERAPSVVKNTQDTLSLEFEAMLTPQLQSQITLVKEKLSSVQCMIRNREQCLKKLADVQVRPIQLVAPRPEPDQTILRCKSPLFSPKHVVDFNVLNSKFSFDLLPGKRASRRNNSPRKIEVMHDYQGNRSCLYGPNPETDSEAEENPEQVTRHIMKELIATERVYVDELLSVLLGYRAEMEDPSMSYLLPSALRCQKDVLFGNMPEIYQFHSRIFLHDLQGCLETPERVGACFLHRKDKFQVYERYCQNKPCSELLWRQCSDSPFFQECQKKLDHKLGLDSYLLKPIQRLTKYQLLLKELLKHCVEEHYRCELQEALDSMLELLKSVNDSMHQIAITGYPGDISQLGRIILQGSFSVWISHKRAAVRMKELARFKPMQRHLFLYDHALLFCKRRNEDSHDSFYSFKSCLRMSTVAITETVKGDVKKFEICYSDREVVYLVQAPTVEVKVAWLNEIQKILANPQKLRQDEDSSLALPDNLLSDSTSEMCVSWGPGPVGGCSACLPVPHSSSATSHAHKYRAEESTHSSPAHSDPVVHSPRRSWPAPAHSVAICEGLEDWGATDLSALSDSDEEDQPSPLVAGRYRVMVESSMASSDDIIFNCGDVIQLLYEDSSGVWMVKNISRREEGRVQPEDLHRILGESC, translated from the exons ATGGCCGAATCCAACATGCGGTGGGGGTTCCCCCGTCTGCGCCGGGCCGCG acTTCTTTTCCTGGCAACCTTCACTTGGTCTTGGTGCTTCGCCCCACCAGCTTGTTGAGCTCCACCCCCAGTCCGTCCTCCAGCACAGATCTGGGCTTTCGCTTCAGCCAGGATGACTTCCTCCTAAAGATGCCG GTGGTGATGCTGCGCTCAGTGGGTGACCTGCTGCGCTACATCGATGAAAACCACCTGGCATCAGACTTTACTGCAAAGGTGGAATATTGCCAAAGTGACTGGGTCCTCCTACGATCG tCCATTGAGACCTTTGCAGTGACGGTGAAAGAGATCGCTCAGCTGCTGCAGGGATTTGGCTCTGAGCTGTCTGAGACCGAACTCCCAGATGAAGCTAATGCCATTGAATTCCTGCTCCACTCCCACTCACATCGATACAGACAGATGAAG GATGACATCCGGGGCGTGCTGAAAGAAGGACGCCTGCTGTTGTCTAACCTGGAAACAGTTAAAGCTGCAAAGAGAGAAGCTGAGGAAGAGCAGGAAATACAAGCCGACATGGAAACTGTTCAGAG GCTTCTGGCACAGCTCAGGGACATGGAGGAGGCATTTGAtggtttctttgaaaaacaccACCTGAAGCTGCAACAGtacctccagctgctgcattATGAAAGCAGCTTCCAGCAG ATGGATGAGGTGCTGGAGCGGATCTCGGCCCAGGAGAAGGAAATTGCCTGTGTGGGAACTACAGTGGTTCAGACAGAACAGCTACTTAAAGATCTGGACAGTCTGGATAAACGAGCTCAG GAGGAGATGAACCGAGCCCAGGTTGTGATCCTGCACGGCCACCAGCTGGCTGCCAACCACCACTACGCTCTGGCGCTCATCGTCCAGCGCTGCAATGAGCTGCGACAtcactgtgatgtcatcagcacTGCCATACGAACCAAGCGGGCCTCGCTCACCCGGACACGAGACCTGCTGCGCCGCCTTGAGGag GCTCTTCGTTGGTGTGATGAGGGGGCCTATCTGCTCGCCAGCCAAATGGTGGACAAGTTCCAAACTAAAGAGGGAGCTCAGGAGGCTCTGCAGTACCTGACCAACCACCAGGAGAGGGCGCCATCTGTTGTAAAAAACACCCAGGACACGTTGAGCCTGGAGTTTGAAGCTATGCTCACACCTCAGCTGCAG TCCCAGATTACCCTGGTGAAAGAGAAGCTGAGCTCCGTTCAGTGCATGATCAGAAACAGAGAGCAGTGTTTGAAGAAGCTTGCAGATGTGCAGGTTCGACCCATACAGCTGGTGGCGCCTCGGCCTGAACCGGATCAAACCATACTCCGCTGCAAGTCACCTCTCTTCTCCCCAAAACACG TTGTGGACTTCAATGTCTTAAACTCAAAGTTCTCATTTGATCTCCTTCCTGGCAAAAGAGCATCAAGGAGAAACAACAGCCCACGCAAG ATTGAGGTGATGCATGATTACCAAGGCAACCGCAGCTGCCTGTACGGTCCCAACCCAGAAACCGATTCAGAAGCAGAGGAGAATCCAGAACAGGTCACACG GCACATTATGAAGGAACTGATAGCTACAGAGAGGGTCTATGTTGATGAACTGCTCTCTGTTCTTCTG GGTTACAGGGCAGAAATGGAGGACCCCTCCATGTCTTATCTACTTCCCTCAGCTCTTCGCTGCCAGAAAGATGTTCTGTTCGGCAACATGCCAGAGATTTACCAGTTCCACAGCAG GATCTTCCTCCATGATCTGCAGGGTTGCCTTGAAACACCAGAGAGGGTGGGGGCTTGTTTTCTGCATCGG AAAGATAAATTCCAGGTGTACGAACGTTACTGCCAAAACAAACCCTGCTCTGAGCTGCTTTGGAGACAGTGCTCCGATTCGCCGTTTTTCCAG GAGTGCCAGAAAAAGTTGGACCACAAGTTGGGCCTAGATTCTTATCTTCTGAAACCAATCCAACGCCTCACTAAGTACCAGCTGCTGCTTAAG GAGCTTCTGAAACACTGTGTGGAGGAGCACTACCGCTGTGAGCTCCAGGAGGCGCTGGATTCCAtgctggagctgctgaagtCTGTCAACGACTCCATGCATCAGATAGCCATCACAGGATATCCG GGTGATATTAGCCAGCTGGGCCGCATAATCCTCCAGGGGAGCTTCAGTGTGTGGATCAGCCACAAACGGGCAGCGGTGCGAATGAAAGAGCTGGCCAGATTCAAACCCATGCAGCGACATCTCTTCCTCTACGATCACGCACTGCTCTTCTGCAAGCGACGAAACGAGGACAGCCATGACAGCTTCTACAGCTTCAAGTCCTGCCTCCGA ATGAGCACCGTGGCCATCACAGAAACTGTGAAAGGAGATGTGAAGAAATTTGAAATCTGCTACAGTGACAGAGAAGTTGTCTATTTAGTTCAG GCCCCCACAGTGGAGGTCAAAGTTGCCTGGCTGAACGAGATTCAAAAAATACTGGCCAACCCACAGAAACTACGACAAG ATGAAGATTCTTCTCTTGCTCTCCCAGACAACCTTCTCTCTGACAG CACATCAGAGATGTGTGTGTCGTGGGGCCCCGGTCCGGTGGGAGGCTGCTCAGCGTGTCTTCCTGTTCCTCACAGTTCCTCAGCAACAAGCCACGCCCACAAGTACAGAGCGGAGGAGTCGACACATTCGAGCCCCGCCCACTCAGACCCTGTGGTTCACTCGCCTCGACGTA GTTGGCCTGCTCCTGCTCACTCTGTGGCGATCTGCGAAGGCCTGGAGGACTGGGGTGCAACAGACCTCTCTGCCTTATCCGACTCAGATGAGGAGGATCAGCCCTCCCCATTG GTGGCAGGCAGGTACAGGGTCATGGTTGAAAGCAGCATGGCCAGCTCTGATGACATCATCTTTAACTGCGGCGATGTCATTCAGCTGCTTTATGAGGATTCGTCAGGAGTGTG gATGGTGAAGAATATCAGTCGTCGTGAAGAAGGTCGAGTTCAGCCTGAGGACTTGCACAGGATTCTGGGAGAGAGCTGCTGA
- the LOC122844579 gene encoding arrestin-C-like has protein sequence MAKIFKKTSGNGGLTLYLGKRDYVDHVSAVDRVDGVVKVDTADFGDRKAFVQLACAFRYGSEDLDVMGLCFRKDIWFEQIQIYPECNKPQLSAMHETLLKKAGDNAYPFSFEIPNNLPCSVSLQPGPDDKGKACGVDFEVKTYLAMEKNNPDEKIEKKDTARLVIRKIQYAPSQVGAGPKAEICKSFMMSDKPVHLEASMEKDLYFHGESIPIKIKINNESNKTVKKIKVSVDQTTDIVLYSADKYTKSVLSQEFGETVEANGTLDKTLNITPVLSENKEKRGLALDGRLKDEDTNLASTTMLRQGVEKEVLGILVSYKIIINLMVAGGGLLGGLTASDVTVELPLNLMHPKPEE, from the exons ATGGCAAA GATTTTCAAGAAGACCAGTGGAAATGGAGGG CTTACTCTCTACCTGGGGAAGAGAGACTATGTGGACCATGTGTCTGCAGTGGACAGAgttg ATGGTGTTGTCAAGGTGGACACAGCAGATTTTGGTGACAGAAAAG CTTTCGTGCAACTGGCCTGTGCCTTCCGATATGGTAGTGAAGACTTGGACGTGATGGGCCTGTGCTTCAGGAAGGACATCTGGTTCGAGCAGATCCAGATCTACCCAGAGTGCAACAAACCGCAACTGAGCGCCATGCATGAGACCCTGCTGAAGAAGGCGGGGGACAATGCCTATCCTTTCTCCTTTGAG ATTCCCAACAACCTGCCATGCTCAGTCTCTCTGCAGCCCGGACCTGATGACAAGGGAAAG GCTTGTGGTGTTGACTTCGAGGTGAAAACCTACCTCGCCATGGAGAAGAACAACCCAGATGAAAAGATTGAAAAGAA GGACACCGCTCGCCTTGTCATCCGTAAAATCCAGTACGCCCCGTCTCAAGTGGGAGCCGGCCCCAAGGCTGAAATCTGCAAGAGCTTCATGATGTCTGACAAACCCGTTCACTTAGAAGCATCAATGGAGAAAGAT ctcTACTTCCACGGAGAATCTATTccaatcaaaatcaaaatcaacaaCGAGAGcaacaaaacagtgaagaaaatcAAAGTCTCTG TGGACCAAACCACCGACATTGTTCTCTACTCAGCTGACAAATACACCAAGTCTGTTCTTTCCCAAGAGTTTGG agAGACAGTGGAAGCCAACGGCACCTTGGATAAAACTCTGAACATCACACCAGTTCTGTCTGAGAACAAGGAGAAAAGAGGTCTGGCGCTGGATGGACGGCTGAAGGATGAGGACACAAACCTGGCCTCCACCACTAT GCTGCGGCAGGGTGTGGAAAAAGAGGTGTTGGGTATCCTGGTTTCCTACAAGATTATAATTAACCTCATGGTGGCTGGAGGAGG CCTGCTGGGTGGCCTTACTGCCAG CGATGTCACTGTGGAGCTGCCACTGAACCTCATGCACCCCAAACCTGAAg AGTAA
- the znrd2 gene encoding protein ZNRD2, translating into MALNGDEEDFEWEPPTEAEMKVIQARRERQDKISKLMGDYLLKGYKMLGDCCEVCATVLLQDRQQKYYCVSCQELDSDIDKDNPALNPQAALSQVRERQLAAQVPAAAPELNGGPTSSQASVSVPQPRPEHCEGAAAGGRALLPPPVVASPPPPASTTTTTLAPIRPPVCPQNTTLQPVLEEAEEAVLTKLRWATTQLQSSASLEASIQLCSLIGSCANSLRSLRELSQ; encoded by the exons ATGGCTTTGAATGGAG ATGAAGAAGACTTTGAGTGGGAGCCTCCAACAGAAGCTGAGATGAAGGTGATCCAGGCTCGCAGGGAGAGACAGGACAAGATCAGCAAGCTCATGGGAGATTACCTCCTCAAAGGGTACAAGATGCTGGGGGACTGCTGCGAGGTGTGCGCG aCCGTTCTTCTTCAGGACAGACAGCAGAAGTACTACTGTGTCTCATGTCAGGAGTTGGACTCTGATATTGATAAGGACAACCCTG ctCTAAATCCACAAGCTGCCTTGTCCCAGGTGAGAGAGCGACAGCTGGCAGCCCAGGTTCCGGCAGCGGCACCTGAACTCAACGGAGGACCAACCAGCAGTCAGGCGAGTGTGTCTGTTCCTCAGCCCAGACCGGAGCACTGCGAGGGGGCCGCCGCTGGAGGAAGGGCCCTGTTGCCTCCACCCGTTGTTGCGTCTCCTCCGCCTCCtgcctccaccaccaccaccaccctgGCTCCCATCCGTCCCCCGGTTTGTCCGCAGAACACCACCCTGCAACCCGTTTtggaagaagcagaagaagcgGTTCTGACTAAACTCCGCTGGGCCACCACCCAGTTACAGAGCTCTGCTTCTCTGGAGGCCAGCATCCAGCTGTGCAGCCTAATCGGCAGCTGTGCCAACTCACTGCGAAGCCTCAGGGAGCTCAGTCAGTAA